Genomic window (Candidatus Bathyarchaeota archaeon):
ACCCACAGGGTCGGGTGCAACTGCAATGTAAGCGTACGAAGCCATTTCGCCAGAAACTTGTGCACTAGTAGAAACGAAAGTGATAGCGAGTGTTGAAATTAATACGAGCGCAATCAAAACTGCTGTTTTTTTAATTTGCATTCTTTTCTTCTCCTTAATTGGTGAGTAGTGAAGGTGGAGTTATGGCTAATAAGCATCACTCACGATAGGTGAGTAAAACGCGCAAAATCGAAAACAGCAGAAGGAACATAAAGAAAACTTTCAATCGGAATACTGGTTGCCTTCGAGAAGCACTTGCGCTTATGTTTTTAATGGTTTATTTGATTTAAGTGATTTTAAATAGTTGGCACGTCATAAGATGGTGAATATTTATGTCTAGAAAAGCTCAGGAACGCCTTGCACACCGCGAAAAAGCAGTGGAACGAAGAGACAGAATGCTTATTCATGACGTGTCCAACGAACGCGCAACTGTCGAAGAGGTCTTTGATCAGGCAACACGTATGGTTGTCTTTGAGATGCTAAATAATGGCATTTTTTATGAGTTAAATGGCGTTGTGAGTTCAGGTAAGGAGGCACGGGTTTACTGGGCTACTGACAAGGAAGGCAAGGATTTAGCAGTAAAAATTTACTTAACTTCATCTGCTGAATTCAAGAAAGGCATGCTCAAGTACATCGAGGGTGACCCCCGCTTCCAAGGCGTGAAGCGAGACACGCGCTCTTTGATTAGTGCTTGGGCGCAGAAAGAGTTCCGCAACCTAAAAGAAGCAACAGAAGCCAAAGTTCACGTTCCCCAACCCATAGCCGTAAAAAGCAACGTAGTAGTCATGGAGTTTCTAGGAAAGCAAGGCGTTACTGCACCTTCATTAAAAGAGCAGCCGCCTGAGAATCCTGAAAGAGTTTACCGTTTAATAGTTACTTATCTTAAACGTCTTTACCAGAAAGCCCAGCTTGTCCACGGTGACTTGAGCGAATACAACATTTTAATGTGGAAGGGCAAACCTGTAATTTTTGACATGTCTCAATCAGTTTCTGTGAAGCATCCGATGGCTGACTTCATGTTACGAAGGGATTTGACGAATTTGAATAGGTTCTTTAGTCGGCTAAACGTTAAAGTTATTCCAATTGAAGAATTGCACGATATGGTTGTTGGAAAGTAATGTCTGGTCCTGATACGTTTGTTAGAATTCCTAAAGAGCGCGTTGGCATTTTGATTGGTCCAGAAGGCAAAGTTAAACAGTACATAGAAAGCAGACTCACAGTCAAATTAAACATCGATAATGAAGGCAGCGTTACAATCACATTATCAGAAACAGCAACAGACCCCTCGTTGCTATTAAGAGCAAAAGACATCGTCACTGCCATTGGCAGAGGCTTCCCCCCAGAAACAGCCTTCCGCCTCATACGAAACGAAGATGACATTTTTGATGTTGTAGACTTGCGCTTGATTTTCGGGCGCTCAGAATCCGATATCAAACGTATAAAGGGCAGAATCATTGGTGCTGACGGCAAAACACGCAAACTCATCGAAGAACTAACAGAAGCTGACGTAGTAGTTTATGGACACACCATTGGCATAATCGGCAGTTTCGAACAAGCTGATTCTGCACGTAACGCTGTGCAAATGATTATTGACGGATGCCAGCACCACACTGTCTACAAGTATTTGCAACGTAAGCGCACAGAACTCAAGAAGGAAAAGCTGGAGTTATGGGAGAAACCTCCTGAAGAGAAGTAACGAGCCATCACCAACAGCCTTTTTCAGTATACGACCAATTTATGCCTTTTTAAGCAAAACTTTATAACATCGCCGAGCGTTTTGAGTTCTAAAAAGGTAGAGCAAATTGAAATTCGGTACATACATGTTTGAAGCAAAGAAAGTTCCAGGCTTCGACTTTGACCTTTTCCGAGTTAAACCAGAAGTAGGCAGACGAATGCCCCCCAAAGCAGACATGCACAGCAACATCGCCATCTTCGGAGACAACGTAACAGCACGCCTCCACCCAGACTGGATATCACAATCCGCACTAGGTCCAGCATGGAGAACAAACGACAACTTCAACGTACGCTGGGAAGTTCTCTGCGCAACTCAACCAGAACACCGCGCTGAGCAACTTGATTACATCGAAGACGTAGCACGTAAAAGCCAAGGAATCTGGCTAAACAGCATCCACTTCGCCGAACACGGACACTGCATATGCCCACGCTGCAAAGAACTCCACGCAAAAAGCGGTCTGAGTTGGTATGAATGGAGACGAAAAGAAATCACCGACTACATGGCACAAGTCAGCGATCGCGTACGCAACAAAGCAAAGAAACCACTCTACATCGGTGTCCTCCCAGACCCAGTCACAAACTATGAGCGCTTCGGCGTAAACTTCGATGATTTAGCACCACTCACCGACGAATTCCTCGTTGTCATGTTCAGCAAAAACTACGCAACACCATGGTACTGGGAAACCCTCACACGCAACTTCAAAAAACTCTTCAAAGACGTCAAACTGAACGCTGCACTCTACGTTATCGGTCCAGGCGACGACCCCAAAGAAACACCAACACCAAGCGAACTCTTAACCGTCTCAGTTCGCATGGCAAGAGCAGGCGTAGACGGCCTCTTATACCTCACAGACAAAGCGGCACAGATGGTTGAATTCCAAAAGAAAGCAATCGCAGAAAAGGACACACGGGAACGCCTAAAGAGCTACGGCGGCAAAGCGGGTCAAGAAGTTCTCGACCTCGTTACAAGCTGGGAAAAGATCGTAGGATAAGCCAAACAAACTATGCTGGCAATACAACCTAATGAGTGGTGAAAAACCACCAAGGTTGCCTTTTTATTATTTTTTAATGAATATAACCCAAATTTTTGACTTGCGTTTCGTTTATTTCTTTCATTGACTCATATTGTGCTTCAATGAGTATTTTGAGTGCTTCAATGTTCTTCTTTATGTCTTCCACTTCACCACTTTTTTGCAAGACCCCAGATTTGACAAGTTGCTCGTTAATTTTC
Coding sequences:
- a CDS encoding KH domain-containing protein, with amino-acid sequence MSGPDTFVRIPKERVGILIGPEGKVKQYIESRLTVKLNIDNEGSVTITLSETATDPSLLLRAKDIVTAIGRGFPPETAFRLIRNEDDIFDVVDLRLIFGRSESDIKRIKGRIIGADGKTRKLIEELTEADVVVYGHTIGIIGSFEQADSARNAVQMIIDGCQHHTVYKYLQRKRTELKKEKLELWEKPPEEK
- a CDS encoding serine protein kinase RIO; amino-acid sequence: MSRKAQERLAHREKAVERRDRMLIHDVSNERATVEEVFDQATRMVVFEMLNNGIFYELNGVVSSGKEARVYWATDKEGKDLAVKIYLTSSAEFKKGMLKYIEGDPRFQGVKRDTRSLISAWAQKEFRNLKEATEAKVHVPQPIAVKSNVVVMEFLGKQGVTAPSLKEQPPENPERVYRLIVTYLKRLYQKAQLVHGDLSEYNILMWKGKPVIFDMSQSVSVKHPMADFMLRRDLTNLNRFFSRLNVKVIPIEELHDMVVGK